Genomic window (Pseudovibrio brasiliensis):
GGTAAAAGCTGCCTTGACGACATAACCATAACCCTTACCGCTTATCAAATAGACTTTACTCTTCTTGGGAAAGCCCTACTTGAAGCACAAAAAAGCCCCGGTAGCTTGTAACTACCGAGGCTCTCAAAAACCAAATAGCGATTAAACTATCAATTTTTTACACCAGATTAGAAGGTGTACTGAACACGAGCACCAATTTTGGTTTCGTCTTCGAACTTAGTAGCTGCGTCGTCGTCATCCTGAGTGTTCCAGCCTGCAGCCAGGGCAAGACCGAGACCAGCAACTGGAGAGTAAACGATAGAACCGTTTACAGAAGTCTTAGTGTAGTCTGCACTGTCGTCGTCAAACGCAACGTGGGAAACGTCGAGCTGAGCAGAAACTTTGTCAGACAGAGCTGTTTCAAGACCACCGGACAGAGAGTAACCAGTTTTCGCAGCATCATCCTTGTCGGAAGTGATGTATGCACCAGCTTCGTCAGCATACTGAGCCTGGAAAGTGATTTCTGTACCTTCACGAACCATGTCGAGGTTGAAAGTAGCAGTTGCACCAGCAGCATAACCGTAACCATCTTCGTCAGCTTTGTTGTGTGCTGCACCAGAAAGCTGGAAAGAACCCCAACCCTGAGAAATTTTCAGAGCACCAACGATGTCAACACCGTTGTCTTCGCCACCGCGATAAGAAGAATCTTCTACAGAAGCAACAGCGGTGAAGCCGTTACCGAGGTCAGCGGTGAAGGATGCCTGCAGGGTAGAAACGTCTGATAAGGAGATACCGCCTGGAACGATCCAGGTGTAACCTGTGAAACCATCAAATTGGGAGCTCTCACGACCAAACAGGAAAGAACCGTAGTCTGCACCGATCTGAACCCATGCGTCGTTTACCTTTGTAGAAGAAACGCCATCCTGGTTCCACTCACCCTGGAATTCAGTGTAAGTTTTGATTGTACCAATGTCGGTAGCAGTCATGGATGTGAAATACAGGTAACCACGAACGTAGGAGCTGTAGTCGTTAGTTTCTTCTTCTTCAGCTTCTTTCACGGTGATTTCGTGGGTAGCACCAGAAGTATCAGTTACAGTAGCAGTTACTGCTGCAGTACCTTCTTTAGTTACATCACCCAGACCATCCTGCAGGTTGTGGGAAACGTACTGCGCGCGGATACGACCGCCGAGTTTGATGCAGGTTTCTTTACCTGGCAGCTGGAAGTAACCAGCGCCGAATGCGTCACATGCTTTTACGTAGTTTACTGGCTCAGCAGCGAGTGGCAGATCTGCAGCCTGTGCAGAAGTTGCAGCTGCAGCAGCTGCTGCAGCGAGTGCAAGAGTCTTAACGTTCATAATCCTGACCTTCCAATGTCTCTCAATAGAAAGAAGAAATTGGCGTGACCTGTTTGGAGCAGCTCACATTTCCTCTTTTCCCAGCGACACGAGAACCTGAGAGGCTCGCCCAAAATTTGGCAAAGCAATCAATCGGCTCGACCGCGTCGATGGACATATTGATGCCCGAGGAGATGGAAGATCGCAATATCAACCTAGTAGTTTGAAAGGGGAGAAACATCACCACGTGAAAGTAGTGTGTTTTTTTTGACACAACGGCTTTTAGGAAGACGCAATCCGTTCAAATAATGCGGGCCAACTCATAGCAATTCCAATATTGGCCAACCATTTGAATTTATACGGATATTCCCCCTCGCAAGTGAGGGGATTTATGAGTCTTAGCTATTAAAATTATACAATCCCAAAGAGCCGTTGCGAAAAATCGCGCACTGGGGATTAAAATACCGACTAAAATTTAATAAGCAAATTAGAAGGAGAAATAGGCAAGGGCATTCATAGTCTAATCTCCTCAAACAGAGGAACCCGGTGGTTTTGGACACCACCGGGAATGAGAGTCATTGGAAAATCAGGATTATTGAAAGTCCAATGAGGACCTAAGGCTTAAGTCAGCCTTAGAAAGAACGCTGTACGCGGAAGTTCAAGACACCAGCATCTTCTTTAGATGCACCGTCGACGTCATCCTGCTTCCAGCCAGCGCCGGCAGAGAACAGGAGGCCGGAAACTGGACGGTACTCAAGGGTACCAGCTACAACAACCTGATTGAAGTCAGCATCACCAGCACCAGCTTCAACATCAAGGTAGGAAGCTTCTACACCGGAAGACAATTCACTTGTCCAGTTGTGCATGTAACCACCCGCAACGGACCAAGCTTTGTTGGTTTCAATGTCACCATCAGCGTCAAGGACCGCATCTGCAACGTCGCTTTCAGCGCCAACATAAGCCATAGCACCGTCTGCATAAGCAGCCTGGAAGTTGATCACATCGCCAGGAGCAATCATGTCAAGATTGAAACCAACAGCACCGGCAATAGCGTATCCAACTTCAGAGGAGTCACGACCAACTGATGTATCAACTTTGGTTACAGCACCAGAAAGACCAGCATAGCCCCAACCCTGATTCAACAGAACCTTCGCAACGAAGGAAGGAAGAGTGTTACCTGCTTTATTCAGGTCGGCAACGCCAATGTCTACACCCTGCTCACGGTCAGCGTTATCTTCAATAGACGCAGCAATCGTCAGGCCGTTACCCAGCGCATGGGTGTAGGATGCCTGCCAAACGGTGTCGTCAGCCAAGTGGCGGTCAAACAAGTTGGAAGCAAGTTCGCCAGTCCAGAGGTCAAATGCAGAAGTTGCAAGACCGAAAGTGAAACCACCGATCTGAACATAACCTTTGTCCAGCTTAACACCGTCAGAGCCACGTGAATCGGAGTTAGAAGTGTACTGGAAATCCATGTATGTACGGATTAGACCCAACTCAGACTGAGTACGGGTATCGATACGCAGGTTCGCGCGGGAACGGAAGTTGTGATTGTTGTCTTCTCTGCTGTAATCTTCATCATCCAGCAGATCTGTGAAGCGTGCTTCAACACGAACACGACCGCCAATTTTAATTGCAGTCTCAGTGCCAGGCAGTACGAAGAAGCCTGCACCGTATGCGTCGTTGATGCGTACGTAGTCTACTGGCGCGATATCAGCTGGAAGATCAGCAGCCTGAGCGGAAGTTGCAGCAGCTGCAGCAGCTGCTGCGATTGCGATAGCCTTAAAGTTCATAATTCTAACTTTCTTTAAAACCAGAGCAGCTCGACCCTATGTCGATCCCTGACCACTCTGGCTCCCCACTTGCGCTTGCTGGTCAAATCAATGTTTGAAACAATGATTTTCTCAGCGGGCACCGTCATGTGTGCCCCGCGCTGTTCACATCATCAATATTTGTGATATTTCGATTTTAATCAATCATTCAAATAGAGTTTGAATTTCGTGAAATAGCGATGTGACACAATTAACACACCAAAAATAAAGGAATATATTGCAACTTAGCTTCATCTCTGGACGCTCTCAAAGAGAAATTGAAGCAATTCGCGAGTAAATATACATCATATTTTGTGATATTAAGAATTCACTGAACTATCCAAGTCATATTGGCCACAATCCGAGTACAACCCCCCCGTGGCTCTATATTTCCTGCAATAAATCCAGCAAACCAAGCTCGAAAGCGCATACCGAAACACGAAACAGAAGATCGAACACATCACATAAAAATAAATATACAATTACATAAATATTTTTTATGAATTATATAACACCAAATACATCAAGATAATATAATTCAACAATATCAAACACTTAAAGCGTAAATTTATTTCAGATCCGCACATTCAAGACCCAAATACACTTTTTGACAAGTGCCACATGCGATGTGGACAAGGCTACCAGCAACCCGCTTTTCCGGATAAAACGCACCACAAAACAGCACTCAAAACAAAGGGGCAGCCACTGGTGTGACTGCCCTCTTCAATCAAAACCGTGTTTGAGACTTAGGCTTGTCCCTCAATCAGCTTCCTACGCAACCATCCCGAGAGCTGATCCATCAGCATCACGACGATAATAATGAGGAAGATAAGGTAGAGCGTGTTCTCCCAATCCTGCCGCGTGCGCATTGTCTCAATCAGCTTGAGACCAATACCCCCTGCTCCCAGAGCCCCAATCACAGTCGCGCTGCGTGTATTACTCTCAAGATAGTAAAGCATCTGAGAAATAAAGAGCGGCAGAATTTGCGGAAACAGTCCGAACCGATATTTCTGAACCGGAGAAGCCCCCGTTGCCTGAACACCTTCAGCCTGCTTCTTATCCGCGTTCTCGATCGCCTCAGAGAACAGCTTACCGAATGTCCCCGTATCAGTGAAGAAGATCGCAAAGATACCGGAGAGAGGCCCCAACCCAAACGCGCGGATAAAGATCAGCGACCAGATCAGCATATCGACCCCTCGCAAGAAGTCGAAGAACCGCCGGACACCTGTTCGCGCCAACCTAACCGGGTTCACATTCGCCGCAGCAGCAAACGCCAATGGCAAAGCCAGAATGCCGGCAATCAATGTCCCGACCACAGCCATGATCAAAGTCTGCAGCAGAGCAAAATAGACTTCGCCATGTTGCCACTCACTGTTTGTCCAAAACTCGTTGAACATAAAACGTATGTTGGAAACATCCGGATCAATCCTGTCAGAAGAGAATGCCAGCGAAAGCAGCTCCCCCGAACTCAGCCCATTCAGCTTACTGTCAAAGTCGAACCAGAAGTTCTCCCAGCCCACAAAGTAGCGATGCACTTCAACCTTGCTCTTCGTCAGCCAGATACGGGTATATAAAGAGGGACGCGCATTCACTTGTGTCTTGGAAACCTTAAGCCAGTCAGCCTCCTCACCAGACACAAACTGCGGCACGCCGTCTCCAACCTGGAACACAAAGTCCTGCTCATAAGAAGGATGAGTATAGGTCACCACCCCATCACCAAAGCGCAGCACCCCATCTCCGCCAAGATCAATGATGGCTTGATCGCCAGACTGTGCAATCCAGTTCGGCTGTTCTTTATATATTGAGCGCCGATTACCCTCCAGGCTCACAACAAAGCCCTGATCCGCTTTCTTGAACTGATACTTCGCGTGCACTTTGTGAGCATAGGCATCCAGCGCAAACAACTGAGCCATGTCCCCACGCGCTTTTTCAATCACGCCCGGAACACCAAAGGCAAAAAAGCAAATCACGAGATAGACGGCACCAAGCAGAGAAAGCCCCGGCACCAACAGCCGCTTTTTCCATCCCTGCTCAATGATACCCGGATAGAGAGTATCCAACCGCTGCACATCATTGGAAAGCGCGGCATCTGATAAACGAACATCTGTCATAGTGCGCTCCCTCAAACCTGACCTGTCTGACCAATCAGCTTCTGCCGCATCCATCCGCTCAGGTAGTCAATGGATGTGATAGAAATGACCAGCATGAAGATAATGACGAGAATGTCGGCACCGTAGTTCCAGTCCACCACCATCTTCAGCTCCGCTCCAAGGCCACCAGCCCCCACAAAGCCAAGGATCGCAGAGGCGCGCACATTCACTTCCAGACGAAGCAGCCCATAAGAAAGAAAGTTTGGCAGCACCTGAGGCAGAATCCCAAAGCGGATTTGCTCCAGCCAGTTGCCCCCTACACTACGGATCCCCTCGACAGCCTTCAGGTCACAGTTCTCATTCACCTCAGAAAACTGCTTGGCCAAAGCACCAATCGTGTGCGTGGTCACTGCAATCACAGCAGCAACCGGGCTCGGACCGAAAATCAGCACCAGCAAAAGCGCAATCACGATCTCAGGAAACGCACGGAAGATATCCATCACGCGGCGCATGGCACCAACAACAAACCGGTTGCTCACCAGATTACGGCTGGCAACGAAACTCAGCGCTCCACCAAAAAAGAAAGCAAGAAGCGTGGAGACCAGCGCAATGTTCACCGTCTCCAGAAGATAAGGGAGGTATTGAAGCACAAGCCCGAAGAGACCAACCAACCCCTTTTCATAGGCTCCAACGAAAAGCTCTACCGGATAATCAAAGAACTTATCCAGCCCGGCCCAAAAACCACCGGAGTTCGCCTCGTCAGCAATGTACAAGCCGCCGAAAATGCTCAAAGCACAAAGCCCGAGCAATGATATTGTATAAAGAGTACGGCGCCGGGCAACTCGCTCATAGGCCTGAGAGATCTCGGCCAGACGGGAAGCTTCGGCAAGCGCCAGATGAGCGGCCACTTCAACATCCTCCAAACAGGAAAAACTGAGAGCCCTCGCGGCCCTCATAAAGAAAGGGCGCGGTGAGATCCGCGCCCTTCAACTACCAATGAGAGTTAGTTAGCTTTTTTCGCTTCAATCTTGCGGCGACGCGCTTCAACAATGGTCTTGTAGAAGTCGTGGTTCACGTCCACGAAGTCAGCATACTCACCGCCCTGCGCGGAGTAGAAACACTCGGTATTGTCGGTCACCATGGACTTCAGGGAAGCGACAACCTTCTGCTTCACATCAGCAGGCAGAGACTTACGCACAACAAGCGGACCATTCGGGATCAGAGGTGACTTCCACACCTGAACCAGATCGGACATATCAACCATGCCCTTATCAACCATCTTGCGCAGGTTGCCGGAGGTATAGCCCTCTTCCCATTCACCAACGCCGGATGCCCAGGTCACGCCGCCATCAACATCGCCATTCAAAACAGCCAGAACGTTCTGCTCATGACCACCGGAGAACTGAGTAGACGCGAAGTACTCATCCAGCTTCAGGCCCATTTCATCAAAAGCAACGGAAGGTACCAGATAACCGGAAGTCGAGTTCGGGTCAGCAAAGCCCATGCGCTTACCCTTCATGTCTTCCAGAGTTTCAATGCCTGAATCCGCACGTGCTACCATCACGGAGTAGTAGCCAGTCGCACCATCAGTCTGCTTGGTGGTCAGCACAGGTTCAACGGCATCTGGAGCAGAAAGGTAAACTGCGGAATAGCCAGAAGCGCCAAGCTCAGCATAATCCAGGTTTCCACCCTTCAGGCCCTCAATAGTGCCAGCATAGTCTGCTGCCGGGAAAAGCTTGACCGGAACACCAAGAAGCTTTTCAAAACGATCAACCAGACACTGGTTGGAACGAAGACGATCCGCTTCGTTTTCACCACCGAGAATACCAATGCGGAACTCGGTGATCTTCTCTTCAGCCAGAGCCACAGGCGCAGCAAGAAGGGTTGTGCTGACAGCAAGAGCTGCAGCAACTTTAGCGACGATTTTCATCAGAGCACTCCAATATCAGAATAAAAATCTAAAACCCGCTGCTACTCAGCAGCAGAGACGACAGGTGAAACCTCACGTGTCGCCAGTTCCAGGGCAGCGATCTTTGCACCTTCGCTGCCAAGAGACGTAGAGGTCATCCCCTCCTCAAAACTCTCATCTGCACCGTAAATCTCACGGGCAACGCTGGTGGAAAGCTCATCCGGCTTCCCATCAAACACAATCTCACCGTCACGCATGCCAATCACGCGATCGCAGTAGTTGCGAGCTGTATCAAGAGTATGGAGATTACAAATAACTGTCAGGCCATCTTCGGTGTTGATCACCTTCAGCGCATCCATCACCACCTGCGCATTCATCGGGTCAAGCGATGCAATCGGCTCATCCGCCAGCAGCATTTTCGGCTCCTGCATCAAAGCCCGGGCAATCGCCACGCGCTGCTGCTGTCCACCAGAAAGATTTTCGGCTCGTTTCAAAGCTGTTTCAGCAATACCCAAACGCTCAAGCTTCAAAAGAGCCTGCACCCGCTCTTCCCGGGTAAACAGCTTAAGCATGCTGGTAACAGTGCCATGTGCATTAAGGCGGCCAAGCATCACATTGGTCAGAACATCAAGCCGCGGCACAAGGTTGAACTGCTGAAAGATCATGGCACAGTCACGCTGCCATCTGCGCTTATGCGCCCCCTGCAGAGCCAACACATCCACACCATCAACAAGAACCCGCCCGTCAGTGGCAGGGGTCAGACGGTTGATCATCCGCAGCAAGGTGGACTTGCCCGCACCAGAGCGACCAATGATGCCGATCATCTGAGGCTTTTCGACAATAAAGCTTGCGCCTTTCACGGCAACATGCGCCCCAAATT
Coding sequences:
- a CDS encoding porin, whose protein sequence is MNVKTLALAAAAAAAATSAQAADLPLAAEPVNYVKACDAFGAGYFQLPGKETCIKLGGRIRAQYVSHNLQDGLGDVTKEGTAAVTATVTDTSGATHEITVKEAEEEETNDYSSYVRGYLYFTSMTATDIGTIKTYTEFQGEWNQDGVSSTKVNDAWVQIGADYGSFLFGRESSQFDGFTGYTWIVPGGISLSDVSTLQASFTADLGNGFTAVASVEDSSYRGGEDNGVDIVGALKISQGWGSFQLSGAAHNKADEDGYGYAAGATATFNLDMVREGTEITFQAQYADEAGAYITSDKDDAAKTGYSLSGGLETALSDKVSAQLDVSHVAFDDDSADYTKTSVNGSIVYSPVAGLGLALAAGWNTQDDDDAATKFEDETKIGARVQYTF
- a CDS encoding porin, whose protein sequence is MNFKAIAIAAAAAAAATSAQAADLPADIAPVDYVRINDAYGAGFFVLPGTETAIKIGGRVRVEARFTDLLDDEDYSREDNNHNFRSRANLRIDTRTQSELGLIRTYMDFQYTSNSDSRGSDGVKLDKGYVQIGGFTFGLATSAFDLWTGELASNLFDRHLADDTVWQASYTHALGNGLTIAASIEDNADREQGVDIGVADLNKAGNTLPSFVAKVLLNQGWGYAGLSGAVTKVDTSVGRDSSEVGYAIAGAVGFNLDMIAPGDVINFQAAYADGAMAYVGAESDVADAVLDADGDIETNKAWSVAGGYMHNWTSELSSGVEASYLDVEAGAGDADFNQVVVAGTLEYRPVSGLLFSAGAGWKQDDVDGASKEDAGVLNFRVQRSF
- the phnE gene encoding phosphonate ABC transporter, permease protein PhnE is translated as MTDVRLSDAALSNDVQRLDTLYPGIIEQGWKKRLLVPGLSLLGAVYLVICFFAFGVPGVIEKARGDMAQLFALDAYAHKVHAKYQFKKADQGFVVSLEGNRRSIYKEQPNWIAQSGDQAIIDLGGDGVLRFGDGVVTYTHPSYEQDFVFQVGDGVPQFVSGEEADWLKVSKTQVNARPSLYTRIWLTKSKVEVHRYFVGWENFWFDFDSKLNGLSSGELLSLAFSSDRIDPDVSNIRFMFNEFWTNSEWQHGEVYFALLQTLIMAVVGTLIAGILALPLAFAAAANVNPVRLARTGVRRFFDFLRGVDMLIWSLIFIRAFGLGPLSGIFAIFFTDTGTFGKLFSEAIENADKKQAEGVQATGASPVQKYRFGLFPQILPLFISQMLYYLESNTRSATVIGALGAGGIGLKLIETMRTRQDWENTLYLIFLIIIVVMLMDQLSGWLRRKLIEGQA
- the phnE gene encoding phosphonate ABC transporter, permease protein PhnE, which codes for MAAHLALAEASRLAEISQAYERVARRRTLYTISLLGLCALSIFGGLYIADEANSGGFWAGLDKFFDYPVELFVGAYEKGLVGLFGLVLQYLPYLLETVNIALVSTLLAFFFGGALSFVASRNLVSNRFVVGAMRRVMDIFRAFPEIVIALLLVLIFGPSPVAAVIAVTTHTIGALAKQFSEVNENCDLKAVEGIRSVGGNWLEQIRFGILPQVLPNFLSYGLLRLEVNVRASAILGFVGAGGLGAELKMVVDWNYGADILVIIFMLVISITSIDYLSGWMRQKLIGQTGQV
- the phnD gene encoding phosphonate ABC transporter substrate-binding protein yields the protein MKIVAKVAAALAVSTTLLAAPVALAEEKITEFRIGILGGENEADRLRSNQCLVDRFEKLLGVPVKLFPAADYAGTIEGLKGGNLDYAELGASGYSAVYLSAPDAVEPVLTTKQTDGATGYYSVMVARADSGIETLEDMKGKRMGFADPNSTSGYLVPSVAFDEMGLKLDEYFASTQFSGGHEQNVLAVLNGDVDGGVTWASGVGEWEEGYTSGNLRKMVDKGMVDMSDLVQVWKSPLIPNGPLVVRKSLPADVKQKVVASLKSMVTDNTECFYSAQGGEYADFVDVNHDFYKTIVEARRRKIEAKKAN
- the phnC gene encoding phosphonate ABC transporter ATP-binding protein yields the protein MIQFEGVRKEFGAHVAVKGASFIVEKPQMIGIIGRSGAGKSTLLRMINRLTPATDGRVLVDGVDVLALQGAHKRRWQRDCAMIFQQFNLVPRLDVLTNVMLGRLNAHGTVTSMLKLFTREERVQALLKLERLGIAETALKRAENLSGGQQQRVAIARALMQEPKMLLADEPIASLDPMNAQVVMDALKVINTEDGLTVICNLHTLDTARNYCDRVIGMRDGEIVFDGKPDELSTSVAREIYGADESFEEGMTSTSLGSEGAKIAALELATREVSPVVSAAE